GGGCAGGAAAAACCGCGGACTTGGGGCAATTGAAGACTGACCGTCAGTGAGCTGCGGCGCCGACCGACGGACGCGGCTATACGCCATTCCACACCCATCTCTCTACCTCCTCCCTGGGCGTGCCATACGACGACCACCGCCCCTGCCACTGGCGACTAAAGCACCTCAAGCCCCTCGCATTTACGCTGTCGGAGATTCATGCTCCGCAGGTCGACCAACAGGCGATGCAGGGCGGACCTGAGTTGGTCTGCCTCTTTCTCGATGCGAGCCAATTCGCTATTGCTGATCTCCGTGTCTGCAATATCGTTGGCAACCTCACGCATCAATTCGCCGAACCGCATAGTCATTTCGGCAAGATCCTGCATCAGCTTTGGGTCGCCCTGCCCGACATCAGGTGAGCAGATGAACTGACCGCCCAGCACTTCAGCCAGGGCGTCCATCACCCGGGTGTCCTTGGTCACCTGCATGAGCCGCAACGTTTCTTGCAGGCTCAAATGGTGCGAAGTCTGATTGGGATTGACCTTGTTCAACAAAGTCTTGTGCTGCACGCCCATGGCGGCCGCAAGCGCTTTGGCGCCTCTGGAGTGCTCTTCAACCGTGTGAAAAGCAGCGCGGAGCACCTGGGCGCGAGCTGCGGCCTCGATTGCTGATTCAATCACTTCATTCTTCTCCCTGTTACTTTACTGAGA
This region of Paucibacter aquatile genomic DNA includes:
- a CDS encoding phage regulatory CII family protein; this encodes MIESAIEAAARAQVLRAAFHTVEEHSRGAKALAAAMGVQHKTLLNKVNPNQTSHHLSLQETLRLMQVTKDTRVMDALAEVLGGQFICSPDVGQGDPKLMQDLAEMTMRFGELMREVANDIADTEISNSELARIEKEADQLRSALHRLLVDLRSMNLRQRKCEGLEVL